A region from the Nocardioides coralli genome encodes:
- a CDS encoding zinc-binding dehydrogenase, whose protein sequence is MFAVYADSFSADDPLAGLVVGDRPDPEVPDGWTTVTVRAASLNHHDLWSLRGVGLREEALPMILGCDAAGLDEDGNEVVVHAVISSPGWSGDETLDPKRSLLSERYQGTFAERVAVPRRNVVPKPASLSFEEAACLPTAWLTAYRMLFVQGGMRPGDTVLVQGAGGGVSTALITLARAGGLKVLVTSRDEVKRKRALELGAHEVFESGERLPVKVDGVMETVGRATWSHSIKSLRPGGTLVVTGTTSGADLDNAELTRVFFLQLRVVGSTMGTRGELASLVEMLDATGTRPLVDRTLPMDQARDGFAAMAEGDVFGKVVFTR, encoded by the coding sequence ATGTTCGCCGTGTACGCCGACAGCTTCTCTGCCGACGACCCGCTGGCGGGACTGGTGGTGGGGGATCGCCCCGACCCCGAGGTCCCCGACGGCTGGACGACGGTGACCGTCCGGGCCGCTTCTCTCAACCACCACGACCTCTGGTCGCTCCGGGGTGTGGGGCTGCGCGAGGAGGCGTTGCCGATGATCCTCGGCTGCGACGCCGCGGGGCTCGACGAGGACGGCAACGAGGTCGTCGTCCACGCCGTCATCAGCTCGCCGGGCTGGAGCGGCGACGAGACCCTCGACCCGAAGCGGTCCCTGCTGAGCGAGCGCTACCAGGGGACCTTCGCCGAGCGGGTGGCGGTGCCGCGACGCAACGTCGTGCCCAAGCCGGCATCGCTGAGCTTCGAGGAGGCGGCCTGCCTGCCGACCGCCTGGCTGACGGCGTACCGGATGCTCTTCGTCCAGGGCGGCATGCGGCCCGGCGACACCGTCCTGGTGCAGGGCGCCGGCGGCGGGGTGTCGACCGCCCTGATCACGCTGGCCCGGGCGGGCGGGCTCAAGGTGCTCGTGACGAGCCGCGACGAGGTGAAGCGCAAGCGGGCGCTGGAGCTCGGGGCCCACGAGGTGTTCGAGTCCGGCGAACGGCTGCCCGTGAAGGTCGACGGGGTCATGGAGACGGTGGGGCGCGCCACATGGTCGCACTCGATCAAGTCGCTGCGCCCCGGCGGGACCCTCGTGGTCACCGGGACCACGTCCGGAGCCGACCTCGACAACGCCGAGCTGACCCGGGTCTTCTTCCTGCAGCTGCGCGTCGTGGGCTCGACCATGGGCACCCGGGGCGAGCTGGCGTCGCTCGTGGAGATGCTCGACGCCACCGGGACCCGACCGCTGGTCGACCGCACCCTGCCGATGGACCAGGCCCGCGACGGCTTCGCGGCGATGGCGGAGGGCGACGTCTTCGGCAAGGTGGTGTTCACGCGCTGA
- a CDS encoding SDR family oxidoreductase, translating to MGRHFITGATSGIGHELARRLHERGDDLVLLARNEERAADLAEAFPGSGVVTADLSELPAELPDGVPDSLDGVVHAAGVVDVASVADSDAASLAETVAVNLVAPMAWTRLLLEPVRRGRGTHVFVNSGSGLRANPHWASYNASKFGLRGFADALRQEEAEHGVRVSSVYPGRTATRMQERVHAQEGKEYDASQWIRPETVAEEIVRLLDLSRDATIPDVTLRPL from the coding sequence ATGGGACGCCACTTCATCACCGGGGCCACCTCCGGGATCGGGCACGAGCTGGCGCGGCGGCTGCACGAGCGCGGCGACGACCTGGTGCTGCTCGCCCGCAACGAGGAGCGCGCGGCAGACCTCGCGGAGGCGTTCCCCGGGTCGGGGGTCGTGACCGCCGACCTGAGCGAGCTCCCGGCCGAGCTGCCCGACGGCGTGCCGGACTCCCTCGACGGCGTGGTGCACGCCGCGGGGGTCGTCGACGTGGCCAGCGTGGCTGACAGCGATGCGGCGAGCCTGGCCGAGACCGTCGCGGTCAACCTCGTCGCCCCGATGGCGTGGACCAGGCTGCTGCTGGAGCCCGTGCGCCGCGGGCGGGGCACTCACGTCTTCGTGAACTCCGGGTCCGGCCTGCGCGCCAACCCGCACTGGGCCTCCTACAACGCCTCGAAGTTCGGGTTGCGTGGCTTCGCCGACGCGCTCCGCCAGGAGGAGGCCGAGCACGGGGTCCGGGTGAGCTCGGTCTACCCCGGCCGGACCGCCACCCGGATGCAGGAGCGGGTCCACGCCCAGGAGGGCAAGGAGTACGACGCCTCCCAGTGGATCCGTCCCGAGACCGTGGCCGAGGAGATCGTGCGGCTGCTCGACCTGTCGCGCGACGCCACGATCCCCGACGTGACACTTCGGCCCCTCTAG
- a CDS encoding nitroreductase family deazaflavin-dependent oxidoreductase: MSAVGLAADLDYHHRTGNPLHRTVRRMAGTRGGAWVLSRVLRRLDDVVGRLSRGRHSAPGLLTGLAVLDVTTTGRRSGQRRTSHLIATPYAGTLALLGTNFGQPGTPAWALNLEADPRASVTYRGRTREVVARPASGAEVEEIFALASASYAGYRRYRERVGGRRRIRVFVLEPVP; this comes from the coding sequence GTGAGCGCCGTGGGCCTGGCCGCTGATCTCGACTACCACCACCGCACCGGCAACCCGCTCCACCGGACCGTCCGCAGGATGGCGGGCACGCGGGGCGGGGCCTGGGTGCTCTCGCGGGTGCTGCGCCGGCTCGACGACGTCGTCGGCCGGCTCTCGCGCGGCCGTCACAGCGCTCCCGGGCTGCTCACCGGGCTGGCGGTGCTCGACGTGACGACGACCGGCCGCCGTTCGGGCCAGCGGCGCACCAGCCACCTCATCGCCACGCCGTACGCCGGCACGCTGGCCCTCCTCGGCACCAACTTCGGCCAGCCGGGCACCCCCGCGTGGGCACTCAACCTCGAGGCGGACCCGCGGGCGAGCGTGACCTACCGCGGCCGGACCCGCGAGGTCGTGGCCCGGCCGGCGTCGGGCGCCGAGGTGGAGGAGATCTTCGCGCTGGCGTCGGCCTCCTACGCCGGCTACCGCCGCTACCGGGAACGCGTGGGCGGCCGGCGCCGGATCCGGGTGTTCGTGCTGGAGCCGGTGCCCTAG
- a CDS encoding TetR family transcriptional regulator gives MTTTTRGERKERTRRALLDAALELSDAETFAALSLRQVTREVGIVPTAFYRHFSSLEDLGMALVEESMASLRSMLRDVRRGDPELDRVIDRSLDVLVEHVHAQRAHIGFIARERAAGPPAVREEIRDQIERFEAELAADIARLPGAADWTDADLRVLANLVVTSVVATAEQLISSPDAETAIVARARTQLRMVLVGALHWTSRT, from the coding sequence GTGACGACCACCACCCGCGGCGAGCGCAAGGAGCGAACCCGACGCGCCCTCCTCGACGCGGCTCTCGAGCTCTCCGACGCCGAGACCTTCGCGGCACTCTCGTTGCGCCAGGTGACCCGCGAGGTCGGCATCGTGCCGACGGCGTTCTACCGGCACTTCAGCTCCCTCGAGGACCTCGGCATGGCCCTGGTCGAGGAGTCGATGGCATCGCTGCGGAGCATGCTCCGCGACGTCCGGCGCGGCGACCCGGAGCTGGACCGGGTCATCGACCGGTCGCTGGACGTCCTCGTCGAGCACGTGCACGCCCAGCGTGCCCACATCGGCTTCATCGCCCGCGAGCGGGCGGCAGGGCCGCCGGCGGTGCGGGAGGAGATCCGCGACCAGATCGAGCGTTTCGAGGCCGAGCTGGCCGCCGACATCGCCCGACTGCCGGGGGCTGCCGACTGGACCGACGCCGACCTGCGAGTGCTCGCCAACCTCGTCGTCACCTCGGTGGTCGCGACCGCCGAGCAGCTGATCTCCTCCCCCGACGCCGAGACCGCCATCGTCGCCCGGGCGCGCACCCAGCTGCGGATGGTGCTCGTCGGGGCCCTGCACTGGACCTCCAGGACGTGA
- a CDS encoding HAD-IIA family hydrolase codes for MTNTRPVECWLIDMDGVLVHEEDPLPGAAEFIDTLKRHDRPFLVLTNNSIFTPRDLRARLQRADIDVPESAIWTSALATAQFLDDQRPGGTAYVVGEAGLTTALHEIGYTMNDRDPDYVVLGETRTYSFEAITRAIRLIDGGARFIATNPDPSGPSVHGKLPATGSVAALISTATNRQPYYIGKPNSLMMRFALNELQAHSETTMMVGDRMDTDVVAGLEAGLRTILVLSGSTSADRVDDFPYRATEVLDSIEDVIAMVAELAPEG; via the coding sequence ATGACGAACACCCGGCCGGTGGAGTGCTGGCTCATCGACATGGACGGCGTCCTGGTACACGAGGAGGACCCGCTCCCCGGTGCCGCGGAGTTCATCGACACCCTGAAGCGACACGACCGCCCGTTCCTGGTCCTCACCAACAACTCGATCTTCACCCCGCGCGACCTGCGCGCCCGGTTGCAGCGGGCCGACATCGACGTGCCCGAGTCCGCGATCTGGACCTCGGCGCTCGCCACCGCGCAGTTCCTCGACGACCAGCGACCCGGCGGCACGGCCTACGTCGTCGGCGAGGCCGGGTTGACCACCGCGTTGCACGAGATCGGCTACACGATGAACGACCGCGACCCCGACTACGTGGTGCTGGGCGAGACCCGCACCTATTCCTTCGAGGCGATCACCCGCGCCATCCGGCTCATCGACGGCGGTGCCCGCTTCATCGCCACCAACCCCGACCCGAGCGGGCCCAGCGTCCACGGCAAGCTGCCGGCGACCGGCTCGGTGGCCGCCCTCATCAGCACCGCGACCAACCGTCAGCCCTACTACATCGGCAAGCCCAACTCGCTGATGATGCGCTTCGCGCTCAACGAGCTGCAGGCTCACTCGGAGACGACCATGATGGTCGGCGACCGCATGGACACCGACGTCGTCGCCGGCCTGGAGGCGGGGCTGCGCACGATCCTCGTGCTGTCGGGATCGACCTCGGCCGATCGCGTCGACGACTTCCCCTACCGTGCCACCGAGGTGCTCGACTCCATCGAGGACGTCATCGCGATGGTCGCCGAGCTCGCCCCCGAGGGCTGA
- a CDS encoding alpha/beta fold hydrolase, which yields MTRLTTWTHDGLTFAVRDEGPEDGPPVLLLHGFPQRATSWDAVTPLLHQQGFRTLAPDQRGYSPGARPRRRRDYAAEHLVADAAALAEVVGTPVHLVGHDWGSLVAWLLAGHRPDLVRSLVAVSVPHPGAFVESFRRSDQLRRSWYMAFFQLPWVPEKVLASPRGEGAFRAGGMTREMVARYRAEVVQDGALRGGLLWYRGMPFTRRRTLRRPVRVPTTMVWSDHDVALARTGAELTERWVDAPYRLEVLPGVSHWIPEEAPETLAALIAERARSASEG from the coding sequence ATGACCCGGTTGACCACGTGGACCCATGACGGGCTGACCTTCGCCGTGCGTGACGAGGGGCCCGAGGACGGCCCGCCCGTCCTGCTGCTGCACGGCTTCCCGCAGCGCGCCACCAGCTGGGACGCTGTCACACCGCTCCTCCACCAGCAGGGCTTCCGCACCCTCGCGCCCGACCAGCGCGGCTACTCGCCCGGGGCGCGCCCCCGCCGGCGACGTGACTATGCCGCCGAGCACCTGGTCGCCGACGCGGCCGCCCTCGCCGAGGTGGTCGGTACGCCGGTCCACCTGGTCGGCCACGACTGGGGCTCGCTCGTCGCCTGGCTGCTGGCCGGCCACCGTCCCGACCTCGTCAGGTCGCTGGTCGCCGTCTCGGTCCCCCACCCGGGCGCCTTCGTCGAGTCCTTCCGTCGCAGCGACCAGCTGCGGCGGAGCTGGTACATGGCCTTCTTCCAGCTGCCATGGGTGCCCGAGAAGGTGCTCGCCTCTCCGCGGGGGGAGGGTGCGTTCCGCGCCGGCGGGATGACCCGCGAGATGGTGGCGCGCTACCGCGCCGAGGTCGTGCAGGACGGAGCCCTCCGCGGCGGGCTGCTGTGGTACCGCGGGATGCCGTTCACCCGTCGCCGCACGCTCCGTCGCCCGGTGCGTGTGCCCACCACCATGGTCTGGAGCGACCACGACGTGGCGCTGGCCCGGACGGGCGCGGAGCTCACCGAGCGCTGGGTCGACGCGCCCTACCGGCTGGAGGTGCTGCCGGGCGTCTCGCACTGGATCCCCGAGGAGGCTCCCGAGACGCTTGCTGCGCTGATCGCGGAGCGGGCGCGGAGCGCCTCGGAGGGCTGA
- a CDS encoding S8 family serine peptidase, translating to MLRTITRRLTASVAVLATAAAMAVPATTGASAQPPSAPASSVPTDGDGLGKVIVAFDGGGIPTGTLAALQALGVERAIPLRTIGAIAVTAPLRVIDRLDTVPGVAAVEPQRRLDTQLYESKKQIKAVGVDKPQRYTTRAGKKRVRGTRPGVTGKGVTVAVLDSGIFAGHPDFGDRVVKGLNFSYSEVNQQAGFSTEQWDTYAESTGPVALQDEIGHGTHVAGTIGGDGSLSASQGGPDLAGVAPGVELISMRVATPGFGIVDDIDWEEAALAAFDWTIRHRKEYGIDITQNSWGLLPTEPNCFGLDCGEPTDFDAMSEMIASVVDSGVHVVFSAGNNGPEPGTIGGYHDPRNGAILVGAACKTKDSSRCDEGQEMTDFSSRGAQDGSGPQVDVVAPGDTIMAALSPSVLAPLTECPEIQTPGYFCISGTSMSSPHVAGVVALMLEANPRATPRQVKSCLRATAVDMMDRGFDIHSGMGMVHTKKALRCIHALTLLKKR from the coding sequence ATGCTGCGCACGATCACCCGACGCCTGACGGCGTCCGTCGCTGTCCTGGCCACGGCCGCTGCCATGGCGGTACCCGCAACCACGGGGGCCAGCGCCCAGCCCCCGTCCGCACCTGCGTCCTCGGTGCCGACGGACGGCGACGGGCTGGGCAAGGTCATCGTGGCCTTCGACGGCGGCGGCATCCCGACCGGCACCCTGGCGGCGCTGCAGGCGCTGGGCGTGGAGCGCGCGATTCCGCTGCGCACGATCGGCGCGATCGCCGTGACGGCGCCCCTCAGGGTGATCGACCGGCTCGACACCGTCCCCGGTGTGGCCGCGGTGGAGCCGCAGCGCCGGTTGGACACCCAGCTCTACGAGTCCAAGAAGCAGATCAAGGCCGTCGGCGTCGACAAGCCGCAGCGGTACACCACCCGAGCAGGGAAGAAGCGTGTCCGCGGGACGCGACCGGGGGTCACCGGCAAGGGCGTGACCGTGGCCGTCCTGGACTCCGGCATCTTCGCGGGGCACCCCGACTTCGGTGACCGTGTGGTCAAGGGACTCAACTTCTCCTACTCCGAGGTGAACCAGCAGGCGGGGTTCTCGACCGAGCAGTGGGACACCTACGCGGAGTCGACCGGCCCCGTGGCGCTCCAGGACGAGATCGGCCACGGGACCCACGTCGCGGGCACGATCGGCGGCGACGGCAGCCTCTCCGCGTCGCAGGGCGGTCCGGACCTCGCCGGTGTCGCCCCGGGCGTCGAGCTGATCTCCATGCGGGTGGCGACGCCCGGCTTCGGCATCGTCGACGACATCGACTGGGAGGAGGCCGCGCTGGCCGCCTTCGACTGGACGATCCGGCACCGCAAGGAGTACGGCATTGACATCACCCAGAACTCCTGGGGTCTGCTCCCGACCGAGCCCAACTGCTTCGGTCTAGACTGCGGCGAGCCGACCGACTTCGACGCGATGTCGGAGATGATCGCCTCCGTCGTGGACAGCGGGGTGCACGTGGTGTTCTCGGCCGGCAACAACGGCCCGGAGCCGGGCACCATCGGCGGCTACCACGACCCCCGGAACGGCGCCATCCTCGTCGGGGCCGCCTGCAAGACCAAGGACTCCTCGCGGTGCGACGAGGGCCAGGAGATGACCGACTTCTCCAGCCGTGGCGCCCAGGACGGCTCGGGTCCGCAGGTCGACGTCGTGGCCCCCGGCGACACCATCATGGCTGCGCTGTCCCCGTCCGTGCTCGCGCCGCTGACGGAGTGCCCGGAGATCCAGACGCCCGGCTACTTCTGCATCTCCGGCACGTCGATGTCGTCGCCGCACGTCGCCGGTGTCGTGGCGCTCATGCTGGAGGCCAACCCGCGGGCGACGCCGCGGCAGGTGAAGAGCTGCCTGCGCGCGACGGCGGTCGACATGATGGACCGCGGGTTCGACATCCACTCAGGCATGGGCATGGTGCACACCAAGAAGGCGCTCCGCTGCATCCACGCGCTCACCTTGCTCAAGAAGCGCTGA
- a CDS encoding VOC family protein — MGLSDGKVSAAIAVSDMDRAVEFYEGKLGLTPSGGEEVDGGRTYACGGGSSVHVFPSPAAHGTGATVAGWQVDDVEGTIGDLLARGVTPEHYDDGPIATDEKGVARIGDFVGAWVKDPDGNVLSIGNG; from the coding sequence ATGGGCCTCAGTGATGGCAAGGTCTCGGCCGCGATCGCCGTTTCCGACATGGACCGGGCGGTCGAGTTCTACGAGGGGAAGCTCGGGCTGACCCCTTCCGGAGGGGAGGAGGTCGACGGTGGCCGCACCTACGCGTGCGGCGGCGGCAGCAGCGTCCACGTCTTCCCGTCACCGGCGGCCCACGGCACCGGGGCCACGGTCGCGGGCTGGCAGGTCGACGACGTCGAGGGCACGATCGGCGACCTGCTCGCGCGTGGGGTGACCCCGGAGCACTACGACGACGGCCCGATCGCGACCGACGAGAAGGGCGTGGCGCGGATCGGTGACTTCGTCGGGGCCTGGGTCAAGGACCCCGACGGCAACGTGTTGTCGATCGGCAACGGCTAG
- a CDS encoding DUF6104 family protein, whose product MYFTDRGIEELEKRRGDEEVTLAWVAERLAEFTDLNPDFETAVERFATWLARLDDPED is encoded by the coding sequence GTGTACTTCACCGACCGCGGGATCGAGGAGCTCGAGAAGCGTCGGGGTGACGAGGAGGTCACCCTGGCGTGGGTCGCGGAGCGGCTTGCCGAGTTCACCGACCTCAACCCCGACTTCGAGACCGCCGTCGAGCGGTTCGCCACCTGGCTGGCGCGGCTCGACGACCCCGAGGACTGA
- a CDS encoding multifunctional oxoglutarate decarboxylase/oxoglutarate dehydrogenase thiamine pyrophosphate-binding subunit/dihydrolipoyllysine-residue succinyltransferase subunit, with protein sequence MPQSEGSQSTDTTADFGANEWLVEEMFEQYQRDPNSVGPEWVRFFQNNGTTGGGSSAQAPSGEAKQQAASTSESSQPTSQPAPEKPRGKTEQKPQQKAEQKAEQKQQDSGQEDSGSGRAVARPRPDAAAAEPAKGTSSPVAKDPSPPSRSEAKDEPTRTVLRGAPARTAQNMDASLSVPTATSVRSVPVKLLWDNRTVINNHLARARGGKVSFTHIIGYALVKALKAMPEMNVGFDVVDGKPTLVTPAHINLGLAIDMQKKDGTRQLLVPSIKAAETMDFAGFWTAYEDMVRKARDGKLGIEDFQGTTISLTNPGGIGTVHSVPRLMKGQGAIIGVGAMEYPPEWQGASEEAIARNAIGKMMTLTSTYDHRVIQGAQSGEFLKRVHSLLLGEDDFYDEIFRSLRIPYEPIRWAQDIATSHDDEISKQARILELIHAYRVRGHMMADTDPLEYRQRSHPDLEVESHGLTLWDLDREFATGSFGGEGRRFMKLRTILGILRDSYCRTTGIEYMHIMDPEQRRWIQQRVEQPHVKPPREEQLRILLKLNQAEAFETFLQTKFVGQKRFSLEGSETTVPLIDEICEAAAEAELDEVTIGMAHRGRLNVLANIVGKSYSQIFREFEGNIDPRTVQGSGDVKYHLGAEGEFIAGSGDRIKVSVAANPSHLEAVNPVLEGIARAKQDVLDRHTEYPVLPLLIHGDAAFAGQGVVAETLNLSQLRGYRTGGTVHVVVNNQVGFTTSPGSSRSSLYCTDVARMVQAPIFHVNGDDPEACIRVARLAFDYRQRFNKDVVIDLVCYRRRGHNEGDDPSYTQPLMYDLIEQKRSVRKLYTESLIGRGDITIEEAEQVLQDYQQQLERVFTEVREASSQPDDWTTVPDYPEKPAGATATSVSSDVLKRISDAYVTPPEGFTVHPKVMPQLQRRAAAITDGPIDWGTAEVIAFGSLLMDGRPVRLAGQDSRRGTFVSRFATIIDRTNADEWTPLSSLTEDQAKFYCYDSLLSEYAALGFEYGYSVARPDALVLWEAQFGDFVNGAQTVIDEFITSGETKWRQQSGVVLLLPHGYEGQGPDHSSARIERFLTMAAEDAFVVAQPSTPASYFHLLRQHSLGEDHRPLIVFTPKSMLKRKEAASQPSDFTDGEFRPLVTDPEADPEKVDTLLLCSGRVTWDLVVERAKREDGERFAIARVEQLYPRPTEEIHDYLDSLPNLKTVRWVQDEPRNMGPWPHFALNVWPALGRHVEPVTRQASSSPSVGTVKRHVEEQKALLDRAFASATERIGDDY encoded by the coding sequence GTGCCGCAGTCCGAAGGTTCCCAGTCCACCGACACCACCGCCGACTTCGGTGCCAACGAGTGGCTCGTCGAGGAGATGTTCGAGCAGTACCAGCGCGATCCGAACAGCGTCGGGCCGGAGTGGGTGCGCTTCTTCCAGAACAACGGTACGACGGGCGGCGGGTCGTCCGCGCAGGCCCCCTCCGGCGAGGCGAAGCAGCAGGCTGCGTCGACGAGTGAGTCGAGCCAGCCGACGAGCCAGCCGGCCCCGGAGAAGCCCCGAGGGAAGACCGAGCAGAAGCCCCAGCAGAAGGCCGAGCAGAAGGCCGAGCAGAAGCAGCAGGACTCGGGGCAGGAGGACTCGGGCTCCGGCCGGGCCGTCGCCCGCCCCCGGCCCGACGCGGCGGCCGCCGAGCCCGCCAAGGGAACCAGCAGCCCGGTCGCCAAGGACCCCTCACCCCCGTCGCGCTCGGAGGCCAAGGACGAGCCGACCCGCACCGTGCTCCGCGGGGCGCCGGCGCGCACCGCGCAGAACATGGATGCCTCGCTCAGCGTGCCCACCGCGACCTCGGTGCGGTCGGTGCCGGTGAAGCTGCTCTGGGACAACCGGACGGTCATCAACAACCACCTCGCCCGAGCCCGCGGCGGCAAGGTGTCCTTCACCCACATCATCGGCTACGCGCTGGTCAAGGCGCTCAAGGCGATGCCGGAGATGAACGTCGGCTTCGACGTCGTCGACGGCAAGCCCACGCTGGTGACCCCGGCCCACATCAACCTCGGCCTGGCGATCGACATGCAGAAGAAGGACGGCACCCGCCAGCTGCTGGTGCCCTCGATCAAGGCCGCCGAGACCATGGACTTCGCCGGGTTCTGGACGGCCTACGAGGACATGGTCCGCAAGGCCCGTGACGGCAAGCTCGGCATCGAGGACTTCCAGGGCACGACGATCTCCCTCACCAACCCCGGGGGCATCGGGACCGTCCACTCGGTGCCGCGGCTGATGAAGGGGCAGGGCGCCATCATCGGCGTCGGCGCGATGGAGTACCCGCCGGAGTGGCAGGGCGCGTCGGAGGAGGCGATCGCGCGCAACGCGATCGGCAAGATGATGACCCTGACGTCGACCTACGACCACCGGGTGATCCAGGGCGCCCAGTCCGGCGAGTTCCTGAAGCGGGTGCACAGCCTGCTGCTCGGCGAGGACGACTTCTACGACGAGATCTTCCGGTCGCTCCGCATCCCCTACGAGCCGATCCGCTGGGCGCAGGACATCGCGACCTCCCACGACGACGAGATCAGCAAGCAGGCACGCATCCTCGAGCTGATCCACGCCTACCGGGTCCGCGGCCACATGATGGCCGACACCGACCCGCTGGAGTACCGCCAGCGCAGCCACCCCGACCTGGAGGTCGAGTCGCACGGGTTGACCCTCTGGGACCTCGATCGCGAGTTCGCCACCGGGTCGTTCGGGGGCGAGGGACGGCGCTTCATGAAGCTGCGGACGATCCTCGGGATCCTCCGCGACTCCTACTGCCGGACCACCGGCATCGAGTACATGCACATCATGGATCCTGAGCAGCGGCGCTGGATCCAGCAGCGCGTCGAGCAGCCGCACGTGAAGCCGCCCCGCGAGGAGCAGCTGCGGATCCTGCTGAAGCTCAACCAGGCCGAGGCGTTCGAGACCTTCCTCCAGACGAAGTTCGTCGGCCAGAAGCGCTTCTCCCTCGAGGGCAGCGAGACCACCGTCCCGCTGATCGACGAGATCTGCGAGGCCGCTGCCGAGGCCGAGCTCGACGAGGTCACGATCGGGATGGCCCACCGCGGCCGGCTCAACGTGCTGGCCAACATCGTCGGCAAGTCCTACTCGCAGATCTTCCGCGAGTTCGAGGGCAACATCGACCCCCGCACCGTCCAGGGCAGCGGCGACGTCAAGTACCACCTCGGAGCCGAGGGTGAGTTCATCGCCGGCAGCGGCGACCGGATCAAGGTGTCCGTGGCCGCGAACCCGTCCCACCTCGAGGCGGTCAACCCGGTGCTGGAGGGCATCGCGCGGGCCAAGCAGGACGTGCTCGACCGCCACACCGAGTACCCCGTCCTGCCGCTGCTGATCCACGGCGACGCCGCCTTCGCCGGCCAGGGCGTCGTGGCGGAGACGCTGAACCTCTCGCAGCTGCGTGGCTACCGCACCGGCGGCACCGTCCACGTGGTCGTCAACAACCAGGTCGGGTTCACCACCTCCCCCGGTTCCTCGCGTTCCTCGCTCTACTGCACCGACGTGGCGCGGATGGTCCAGGCCCCGATCTTCCACGTCAACGGCGACGATCCCGAGGCCTGCATCCGGGTGGCCCGGCTGGCCTTCGACTACCGCCAGCGCTTCAACAAGGACGTCGTCATCGACCTGGTCTGCTACCGGCGCCGCGGTCACAACGAGGGCGACGACCCCTCCTACACCCAGCCCCTGATGTACGACCTGATCGAGCAGAAGCGGTCGGTGCGCAAGCTCTACACCGAGTCCCTCATCGGCCGTGGCGACATCACGATCGAGGAGGCCGAGCAGGTCCTCCAGGACTACCAGCAGCAGCTGGAGCGGGTCTTCACCGAGGTGCGCGAGGCCTCCAGCCAGCCCGACGACTGGACGACCGTGCCCGACTACCCCGAGAAGCCGGCGGGTGCGACCGCGACCTCGGTGTCGAGCGACGTCCTGAAGCGGATCTCCGACGCCTACGTGACCCCGCCGGAGGGCTTCACGGTCCACCCGAAGGTGATGCCGCAGCTGCAGCGCCGCGCCGCCGCCATCACCGACGGTCCGATCGACTGGGGAACGGCCGAGGTGATCGCCTTCGGCTCCCTGCTGATGGACGGCCGGCCGGTCCGGCTCGCCGGGCAGGACTCCCGCCGCGGCACGTTCGTCTCCCGGTTCGCGACGATCATCGACCGCACCAACGCCGACGAGTGGACGCCGCTGAGCTCGCTGACCGAGGACCAGGCGAAGTTCTACTGCTACGACTCGCTGCTGTCGGAGTACGCCGCCCTCGGCTTCGAGTACGGCTACTCGGTGGCCCGCCCCGACGCGCTCGTGCTGTGGGAGGCCCAGTTCGGCGACTTCGTCAACGGCGCGCAGACGGTCATCGACGAGTTCATCACCTCCGGGGAGACCAAGTGGCGCCAGCAGTCCGGCGTCGTCCTGCTGCTCCCGCACGGCTACGAGGGCCAGGGCCCGGACCACTCCTCCGCGCGGATCGAGCGGTTCCTCACGATGGCCGCCGAGGACGCCTTCGTCGTGGCGCAGCCCTCCACGCCGGCGTCGTACTTCCACCTGCTGCGGCAGCACTCGCTCGGCGAGGACCACCGCCCGCTGATCGTCTTCACGCCGAAGTCGATGCTCAAGCGCAAGGAGGCGGCCTCGCAGCCGTCCGACTTCACCGACGGCGAGTTCCGGCCGCTGGTCACCGACCCGGAGGCGGACCCCGAGAAGGTCGACACCCTGCTGCTGTGCTCCGGTCGGGTCACGTGGGACCTGGTGGTGGAGCGCGCCAAGCGGGAGGACGGCGAGCGGTTCGCCATCGCCCGCGTCGAGCAGCTCTACCCGCGGCCGACCGAGGAGATCCACGACTACCTCGACTCGCTGCCCAACCTCAAGACGGTCCGGTGGGTGCAGGACGAGCCGCGCAACATGGGCCCCTGGCCGCACTTCGCGCTCAACGTCTGGCCGGCCCTGGGCCGTCACGTCGAGCCGGTGACGCGGCAGGCCTCGTCCTCGCCCTCGGTCGGCACGGTGAAGCGCCACGTCGAGGAGCAGAAGGCGCTGCTCGACCGGGCGTTCGCGAGCGCGACCGAGCGCATCGGCGACGACTACTGA